A segment of the Anaerolineae bacterium genome:
GAACTTCGGCAACCTGTTTGGGGCGATGGAAAACATGAAGTACCTGGCTGGCATGATTGCTGGGGCGCGTGCGAAGCTAGATGGGAATCCCAAATTGGGTTACATGGCTACCTTCCCCATTCCCGAAGAATTGCGCCTTGGCAATGCCATTGCATTGGGTATGCGAAAGACATGTCCTGAATGCACCATGGATGTACGCTGGATCAATACCTGGCATGATCCTGTGATCGAAAAAGAAGCCGCAGCATCCTTGTTCGATGCTGGCTCTCAGGTCGTCTTCACTGGTGCAGATACACCAGCTGTGGCTGACGTAGCTCAGGAAAAAGGCAAATGGGGCGTAACCTATGACTGGGTTGGTTCATGCCGGGTCGAGCGTTGTCTAACCGCTCCTTACTGGAATTGGGGTCCCGTTTATGCCAAGATTACCCAAGGTGTGATCGATGGCACCTATAAACCAGGCTGGGACTATTTTGATGCCGACAGTGGTGGCCTTGGCCTATATGGCTTCATGGAGGGACAAGAGCTAACACCGGGTATGAAGGACTTGCCAGAGGATGTTATTACGACCGTGCGTGATCTGCTTGCCAAGATGTTGGCGGGTGAGTTTACGCGCTTCGATGTCTTTGCAGGCCCGATTAAGGATAACCAAGGCAATATCATAGTTCCAGAAGGTGAGAAGATGCAGCAGTCTGATCTGGATCAATTCCCGCCTGGAGCGCCTGGTTTGGAGTGTAAATACTGCATGTACTGGTGGGCAGAAGGCATCACTGCCGAACTCCCATCGTTGGGTCAATAAGATTTATTAGGGGCCAGACACCCAGGGGTTCTGGCCCCTTTTTTCCTCACTGTTTGTAGCCTACAAAGCGGAATTGCCATGGACGAAAGGTTAGAATCGACAAGTCACAAACCTGAACCACCTGTAGTGGTTGAAATGCGTGGCATTGTAAAACGCTTTCCCGGCGTTTTGGCAAACGATCACGTAGATTTCAAGCTCTATCAAGGCGAGATTCACGCCCTGTTGGGGGAAAATGGCGCTGGGAAAAGCACCTTGATGAATATTTTGTCCGGTTTATATCGTCCAGACGCGGGAGAGATTTTTATAAAAGGAAAGTTGGTTCATTTCTCTTCCCCTCGCGACGCAATCAGCGCTGGGATAGGGATGATCCACCAACATTTTATGTTGGTTCCTTCCCAAACGGTCACTGAAAATATTTTGTTGGGCTTAGATCAACCGCGTTTTATTCTCAGATTATCCGAATATCATCAAAGAATCGGTGAGTTCGCTGAGCGCTTTGGGTTGAAGGTGGATCCGCGCGCAAAAATCTGGCAGCTTTCAGTTGGCGAACAGCAACGGGTTGAAATTTTGAAGATGCTCTATCGTGGAGCTGATATCCTCATC
Coding sequences within it:
- a CDS encoding Nucleoside ABC transporter, periplasmic nucleoside-binding protein — encoded protein: MIFQKTSRILALVLVLSLLLAACAQPTQPPAAPAETEAPQAPAQTEAPQPAATEAPAEPQPAEETGGFQIPDIEEGKFNVAMVLIGPHDDGGWSQAHYEGLVYVQENVPNVHTAYIENVPEGADSEQVFRSLSRKGFNLIFGTSFGFMDPMETVASEFPDVVYIHISGYKSNQTNFGNLFGAMENMKYLAGMIAGARAKLDGNPKLGYMATFPIPEELRLGNAIALGMRKTCPECTMDVRWINTWHDPVIEKEAAASLFDAGSQVVFTGADTPAVADVAQEKGKWGVTYDWVGSCRVERCLTAPYWNWGPVYAKITQGVIDGTYKPGWDYFDADSGGLGLYGFMEGQELTPGMKDLPEDVITTVRDLLAKMLAGEFTRFDVFAGPIKDNQGNIIVPEGEKMQQSDLDQFPPGAPGLECKYCMYWWAEGITAELPSLGQ